One Esox lucius isolate fEsoLuc1 chromosome 1, fEsoLuc1.pri, whole genome shotgun sequence genomic region harbors:
- the LOC105025399 gene encoding adenine phosphoribosyltransferase yields the protein MPVNRLKLLCIFDCVDCYYGMNTLAIPMEREKGWYLSLMAPNTKGPKYAWLDPSRLYCNSQALSDCVKDLLCPFQNETIDLVVGIDAMGFVLGSAIATTLGKGFLAIRKAGHLCIQTESQPYTDYSGNEKMMEIRLDVLRPGLRVLIVDQWIETGGTIKAAIKLVERQGAVVVGVATVAIENSEGGK from the exons ATGCCAGTGAACAGACTCAAACTCCTCTGCATCTTTGACTGTGTGGACTGTTATTACGGAATGAACACATTGGCTATTCCAATGGAAAGGGAGAAAGGATGGTACCTTTCCCTAATGGCACCTAACACCAAGGGACCAAAGTATGCTTGGTTGGATCCATCAAGACTCTACTGTAATTCCCAG GCCCTGTCAGATTGTGTCAAAGACCTTCTCTGTCCATTCCAGAATGAGACCATCGACCTGGTCGTGGGTATAGATGCAATGGGATTCGTCCTTG GATCAGCTATAGCCACCACCCTTGGTAAGGGCTTTTTGGCTATTCGCAAAGCAGGACACCTGTGCATACAAACCGAGAGCCAACCTTACACAGACTACTCAGGGAATGAGAAGATGATGGAGATCCGCCTGGATGTGTTAAGGCCAG GGCTCCGAGTGCTGATAGTGGACCAGTGGATAGAGACCGGAGGAACAATAAAGGCTGCTATCAAACTGGTGGAGAGGCAAGGAGCCGTTGTTGTAG GTGTTGCCACAGTGGCCATTGAGAACAGTGAGGGAGGAAAATGA
- the proca1 gene encoding uncharacterized protein proca1 isoform X1 — translation MRVVLKVPPAAMWSVFFVFLSYLDKNFVKGEFPNYSLDADKESKDVLFMLNSTFCAKVSGMEGNVLHQVSNGAEEVRSVYNQAHKLVDCSVTTNQMQVKAFMHVCRLGLEDQRTNPEYRELSFVDMTEAKVNCQSFQRTSKRAAVESAVVPTAQTREKTENHVHKKDEQVLQRSKRGFTYPGTLWCGAGNMADNYDDLGEFAATDSCCRVHDHCPYVIHAFSSNYGYTNFKWHPLSHCDCDNALKDCLRKVNDTSSRVVGQAFFNVLEVPCFEFKYEEQCVERHWYGACKRYDMLPFAVPTESIPYDFGGIDVIDVLTLAPLVQKKKKTGIEQDQTEGPTQSTVSGSPTSGPEEPSLRNVFTAAEDFIKVLATVSTSQGTATDTTKGETQTSEKKKRKNPAGAKRKTKKRKGKGKGRKKKQKIFSKGAEEGITVTVTPTKAEEVVNKSNFVNEPEKVEQLNGNVKSFTDGEKDLGGKDKFINDVMRDEPRVDDQSSADASVNSVAAVKKEQNILENLALMDHTEAASPSTATASPIVTTQKAKRQRSRKGEGRKTQSNITLTAPTNRAAHRNAIKGDLPAMTTENSGTQTMPASAAVISAEQPEKQRLERQSEKGPVTAMASPISSIVTAIKTQRSKKSEERNKRRKITSFLPVMGVIFQNTTEVNIKVIPTERTSTPAVNSNIAVVNITVSAGQSVSHRPESYIDKGPTVNLSAVKSKRHRPNESEGRKIRRKKIAPTLSFEGSSLQNNIQKALETLNTDISGVPNIPTTTSVVTAELTERLAPQSTENQRGKGRLTFTASRYHPREAGRTLGSKEREGRKNRKEMSMPTVVTEKAPVHNDTATELEDMTTTYLTASASTILSGVDQVREFSPQRSENQGEQAFFHVPAGTPTMDPTQFTIQETKRLGRKKRRKPPHTDSY, via the exons ATGCGCGTGGTGCTGAAAGTGCCACCTGCAGCAATGTGGTCggtattttttgtctttctgtcttatcTAGACAAAAATTTTGTGAAGGGAGAATTCCCCAATTATTCTCTAGATGCGGATAAAGAGAGTAAAGATGTCCTTTTCATGCTTAACAGCACTTTTTGTGCCAAAGTTTCAGGCATGGAGGGAAATGTCCTTCACCAAGTGTCAAACGGAGCAGAGGAGGTGCGCTCCGTGTATAACCAAGCGCATAAACTGGTCGACTGCTCAGTAACCACCAACCAGATGCAGGTGAAGGCATTCATGCATGTGTGCAGATTGGGACTGGAGGACCAGAGAACTAACCCAGAATATAGGGAGTTGAGTTTTGTGGACATGACAGAAGCCAAAGTCAACTGTCAATCGTTCCAGAGGACCTCAAAGCGCGCTGCGGTTGAGAGCGCAGTTGTGCCAACAGCACAGACtagagaaaagacagaaaatcATGTCCACAAAAAAGACGAGCAGGTGCTACAGAGATCCAAGCGAGGCTTCACTTATCCCGGAACCCTGTGGTGTGGAGCTGGCAACATGGCTGATAATTACGACGACTTGG ggGAGTTCGCGGCGACAGACAGTTGTTGCCGCGTTCATGACCACTGCCCGTACGTTATCCATGCATTTTCCTCAAATTACGGCTACACCAATTTCAAGTGGCATCCACTTTCTCACTGTGACTGCGATAATGC GTTGAAGGATTGTCTGAGGAAAGTCAATGACACCTCCTCAAGGGTGGTTGGCCAGGCTTTCTTTAATGTCCTAGAGGTGCCTTGTTTTGAGTTCAAATATGAAGAGCAGTGTGTTGAGCGGCACTGGTATGGCGC GTGTAAAAGGTATGACATGCTCCCATTTGCGGTGCCCACTGAGTCCATCCCGTATGATTTTGGAGGCATTGATGTTATTGATGTTCTGACTCTGGCTCCCCTGGtccaaaaaaagaagaagacaGGCATAGAGCAGGACCAGACTGAAGGCCCAACACAGTCCACTGTGTCTGGCTCTCCAACCTCTGGTCCAGAGGAACCCTCCCTCAGGAATGTGTTCACTGCCGCTGAGGACTTCATCAAAGTTCTGGCTACAGTATCCACCTCTCAAGGCACGGCAACAGACACTACCAAAGGAGAGACACAGACCTcggagaagaaaaaaaggaagaatCCTGCAGGCGCCAAGAGAAAAACgaagaaaagaaaagggaaaggaaaagggagaaagaaaaagcagAAAATATTCTCAAAAGGAGCAGAGGAAgggattacagttacagttactCCTACAAAAGCAGAGGAAGTTGTCAATAAAAGTAACTTTGTGAATGAGCCTGAGAAAGTAGAACAGTTGAACGGAAATGTTAAAAGTTTCACTGATGGTGAAAAAGATCTGGGAGGGAAAGACAAGTTTATTAATGATGTCATGAGAGATGAACCTCGTGTGGATGATCAAAGTTCTGCAGATGCCTCCGTGAACTCTGTCGCTGCTGTCAAAAAGGAGCAGAATATTCTTGAGAACCTGGCTTTGATGGATCACACAGAAGCAGCATCTCCCTCCACAGCTACTGCCTCACCCATTGTGACTACACAGAAAGCCAAAAGGCAGAGGTCaaggaagggggaggggaggaaaaCACAAAGCAACATAACTCTGACTGCCCCCACAAACAGGGCTGCACACCGTAATGCCATTAAAGGGGACCTCCCAGCAATGACAACAGAGAACTCTGGCACCCAGACCATGCCCGCCAGCGCTGCCGTAATCTCTGCTGAACAGCCTGAGAAACAAAGGttagaaagacagagtgaaaaGGGACCAGTTACGGCTATGGCTTCTCCCATCAGCTCCATTGTGACTGCCATCAAAACCCAGAGGTCAAAGAAGAGCGAGGAAAGGAATAAAAGAAGGAAAATCACTTCCTTTCTTCCTGTGATGGGTGTTATTTTCCAAAACACAACTGAAGTGAATATTAAAGTGATCCCAACAGAGAGAACTAGCACTCCAGCCGTCAACTCAAATATTGCTGTTGTTAATATTACTGTTTCTGCAGGTCAGTCGGTCTCACACAGACCAGAAAGTTACATTGATAAGGGTCCAACTGTAAACTTGAGCGCCGTCAAATCTAAAAGGCATAGGCCGAACGAGAGTGAGGGCAGAAAGATTAGAAGGAAGAAAATTGCACCAACTCTTTCATTTGAGGGCTCATCTCTGCAGAATAACATACAAAAAGCCCTTGAAACACTCAACACTGACATCTCTGGCGTACCGAACATCCCCACAACCACCAGTGTAGTCACGGCAGAGCTGACTGAGAGGCTAGCACCACAAAGCACCGAGAACCAACGTGGAAAGGGACGTCTCACCTTTACAGCCAGCCGGTACCATCCCAGGGAGGCTGGGAGAACACTGGGctcaaaagagagagaagggagaaagaATAGAAAGGAGATGTCCATGCCCACTGTTGTCACTGAAAAGGCGCCTGTCCATAACGACACTGCAACTGAACTGGAGGACATGACGACTACATATCTGACAGCCTCAGCGTCAACTATCTTATCCGGAGTCGATCAAGTAAGAGAGTTCAGTCCACAGAGATCTGAGAACCAAGGAGAACAAGCCTTCTTTCATGTGCCGGCCGGCACTCCTACAATGGATCCAACACAATTCACCATCCAGGAAACAAAGAGACTAggcagaaagaaaaggagaaaaccaccacacacagactcatactGA
- the proca1 gene encoding uncharacterized protein proca1 isoform X2: MEGNVLHQVSNGAEEVRSVYNQAHKLVDCSVTTNQMQVKAFMHVCRLGLEDQRTNPEYRELSFVDMTEAKVNCQSFQRTSKRAAVESAVVPTAQTREKTENHVHKKDEQVLQRSKRGFTYPGTLWCGAGNMADNYDDLGEFAATDSCCRVHDHCPYVIHAFSSNYGYTNFKWHPLSHCDCDNALKDCLRKVNDTSSRVVGQAFFNVLEVPCFEFKYEEQCVERHWYGACKRYDMLPFAVPTESIPYDFGGIDVIDVLTLAPLVQKKKKTGIEQDQTEGPTQSTVSGSPTSGPEEPSLRNVFTAAEDFIKVLATVSTSQGTATDTTKGETQTSEKKKRKNPAGAKRKTKKRKGKGKGRKKKQKIFSKGAEEGITVTVTPTKAEEVVNKSNFVNEPEKVEQLNGNVKSFTDGEKDLGGKDKFINDVMRDEPRVDDQSSADASVNSVAAVKKEQNILENLALMDHTEAASPSTATASPIVTTQKAKRQRSRKGEGRKTQSNITLTAPTNRAAHRNAIKGDLPAMTTENSGTQTMPASAAVISAEQPEKQRLERQSEKGPVTAMASPISSIVTAIKTQRSKKSEERNKRRKITSFLPVMGVIFQNTTEVNIKVIPTERTSTPAVNSNIAVVNITVSAGQSVSHRPESYIDKGPTVNLSAVKSKRHRPNESEGRKIRRKKIAPTLSFEGSSLQNNIQKALETLNTDISGVPNIPTTTSVVTAELTERLAPQSTENQRGKGRLTFTASRYHPREAGRTLGSKEREGRKNRKEMSMPTVVTEKAPVHNDTATELEDMTTTYLTASASTILSGVDQVREFSPQRSENQGEQAFFHVPAGTPTMDPTQFTIQETKRLGRKKRRKPPHTDSY; this comes from the exons ATGGAGGGAAATGTCCTTCACCAAGTGTCAAACGGAGCAGAGGAGGTGCGCTCCGTGTATAACCAAGCGCATAAACTGGTCGACTGCTCAGTAACCACCAACCAGATGCAGGTGAAGGCATTCATGCATGTGTGCAGATTGGGACTGGAGGACCAGAGAACTAACCCAGAATATAGGGAGTTGAGTTTTGTGGACATGACAGAAGCCAAAGTCAACTGTCAATCGTTCCAGAGGACCTCAAAGCGCGCTGCGGTTGAGAGCGCAGTTGTGCCAACAGCACAGACtagagaaaagacagaaaatcATGTCCACAAAAAAGACGAGCAGGTGCTACAGAGATCCAAGCGAGGCTTCACTTATCCCGGAACCCTGTGGTGTGGAGCTGGCAACATGGCTGATAATTACGACGACTTGG ggGAGTTCGCGGCGACAGACAGTTGTTGCCGCGTTCATGACCACTGCCCGTACGTTATCCATGCATTTTCCTCAAATTACGGCTACACCAATTTCAAGTGGCATCCACTTTCTCACTGTGACTGCGATAATGC GTTGAAGGATTGTCTGAGGAAAGTCAATGACACCTCCTCAAGGGTGGTTGGCCAGGCTTTCTTTAATGTCCTAGAGGTGCCTTGTTTTGAGTTCAAATATGAAGAGCAGTGTGTTGAGCGGCACTGGTATGGCGC GTGTAAAAGGTATGACATGCTCCCATTTGCGGTGCCCACTGAGTCCATCCCGTATGATTTTGGAGGCATTGATGTTATTGATGTTCTGACTCTGGCTCCCCTGGtccaaaaaaagaagaagacaGGCATAGAGCAGGACCAGACTGAAGGCCCAACACAGTCCACTGTGTCTGGCTCTCCAACCTCTGGTCCAGAGGAACCCTCCCTCAGGAATGTGTTCACTGCCGCTGAGGACTTCATCAAAGTTCTGGCTACAGTATCCACCTCTCAAGGCACGGCAACAGACACTACCAAAGGAGAGACACAGACCTcggagaagaaaaaaaggaagaatCCTGCAGGCGCCAAGAGAAAAACgaagaaaagaaaagggaaaggaaaagggagaaagaaaaagcagAAAATATTCTCAAAAGGAGCAGAGGAAgggattacagttacagttactCCTACAAAAGCAGAGGAAGTTGTCAATAAAAGTAACTTTGTGAATGAGCCTGAGAAAGTAGAACAGTTGAACGGAAATGTTAAAAGTTTCACTGATGGTGAAAAAGATCTGGGAGGGAAAGACAAGTTTATTAATGATGTCATGAGAGATGAACCTCGTGTGGATGATCAAAGTTCTGCAGATGCCTCCGTGAACTCTGTCGCTGCTGTCAAAAAGGAGCAGAATATTCTTGAGAACCTGGCTTTGATGGATCACACAGAAGCAGCATCTCCCTCCACAGCTACTGCCTCACCCATTGTGACTACACAGAAAGCCAAAAGGCAGAGGTCaaggaagggggaggggaggaaaaCACAAAGCAACATAACTCTGACTGCCCCCACAAACAGGGCTGCACACCGTAATGCCATTAAAGGGGACCTCCCAGCAATGACAACAGAGAACTCTGGCACCCAGACCATGCCCGCCAGCGCTGCCGTAATCTCTGCTGAACAGCCTGAGAAACAAAGGttagaaagacagagtgaaaaGGGACCAGTTACGGCTATGGCTTCTCCCATCAGCTCCATTGTGACTGCCATCAAAACCCAGAGGTCAAAGAAGAGCGAGGAAAGGAATAAAAGAAGGAAAATCACTTCCTTTCTTCCTGTGATGGGTGTTATTTTCCAAAACACAACTGAAGTGAATATTAAAGTGATCCCAACAGAGAGAACTAGCACTCCAGCCGTCAACTCAAATATTGCTGTTGTTAATATTACTGTTTCTGCAGGTCAGTCGGTCTCACACAGACCAGAAAGTTACATTGATAAGGGTCCAACTGTAAACTTGAGCGCCGTCAAATCTAAAAGGCATAGGCCGAACGAGAGTGAGGGCAGAAAGATTAGAAGGAAGAAAATTGCACCAACTCTTTCATTTGAGGGCTCATCTCTGCAGAATAACATACAAAAAGCCCTTGAAACACTCAACACTGACATCTCTGGCGTACCGAACATCCCCACAACCACCAGTGTAGTCACGGCAGAGCTGACTGAGAGGCTAGCACCACAAAGCACCGAGAACCAACGTGGAAAGGGACGTCTCACCTTTACAGCCAGCCGGTACCATCCCAGGGAGGCTGGGAGAACACTGGGctcaaaagagagagaagggagaaagaATAGAAAGGAGATGTCCATGCCCACTGTTGTCACTGAAAAGGCGCCTGTCCATAACGACACTGCAACTGAACTGGAGGACATGACGACTACATATCTGACAGCCTCAGCGTCAACTATCTTATCCGGAGTCGATCAAGTAAGAGAGTTCAGTCCACAGAGATCTGAGAACCAAGGAGAACAAGCCTTCTTTCATGTGCCGGCCGGCACTCCTACAATGGATCCAACACAATTCACCATCCAGGAAACAAAGAGACTAggcagaaagaaaaggagaaaaccaccacacacagactcatactGA